The genomic window CCAGTATGATTTTCTTGGATGATTTGTTAATGTGGTTCGGAGGAAGTGAGCAGACGATACCTTATGCGAAAGACTATTTATATATCGCTGTCCCGGGTAATTTGCTGGCTACATTAAGCTTTAGCTTTAATGCCGTGATGCGTGCTTCCGGATATCCGAAAAAGGCGATGTTCACGATGATGATCGGTGCCGTCTTGAACGTGATCCTAGATCCGATCTTTATCTTTTGGCTGGATATGGGGATACAGGGTGCCGCTATCGCTACGGTGATCTCCATGGCTGCCGGTGCCGCTTTCGTGATGAGTCATTTTATCAGCAAGGATAGTATCGTACGTTTCCATACGAAATATTTCCGGTTGAAAGGTCCCATTATTTGGAATATATTTACGATCGGCATGTCTCCATTTTCCATGCAGCTGGCGGGCAGTGTGGTTGTGGTGATCATGAACCATGCGTTGAAAGAGAATGGAGGCGATTTGGCGATTGGTGCCAGCGGTATTATTTCCAGTATCGCCATGCTGCTGGTTATGTTGATTATCGGTATCGCCCAAGGGATGCAACCGATTGTCGGGTTTAATCATGGCGCTGGGCATCATGACCGGGTATTGGCTACCTTGCGGTTGTCTATTATAGTATCGACCTTGATTACAGGGGTAGGATGTATCGTCAGTTTATTATTCCCTAGACTGATCGTTAGCGTATTCTCGACGGATGCCGAATTGGTGTCGATTACGGACAATGGATTACGTCTGACGATGCTGGTCTTTTTCGTTGTCGGTTCCCAGATTACGATCAGCCAGTTTTTTCAAAGTATCGGTGTCGCATGGAAAGCGATGTTTCTGAGTCTAAGTCGGCAGGTTTTATTCCTGATACCGGCTATCCTGCTATTTCCTCCGATCTGGGGATTGGATGGCGTTTGGCTAGCGCAACCTTTCTCCGATTTCATTGCGGCGGTAACCGCATGGGGCTTTTTATGGTATCATGTTAAAAACGTGAAAAATAAGGGTTAAAGATGAACTTATGTCGATGTTAATTGTATTTTTATTGTATGTATAAAAGTACTTTTATAGACAAACCTTTAAAAATGAGTTAATATGAAGAAGATTGTATTATTGCTCGCCGTTTTATTATTTGGTGCAGGGTCGATGATGGCACAGCAGGACGAGTCAGCGGAGAAAGCTGCGAAGCAGGCTGAGAAAGAAGCAAAGAAAGCAGAGAAGGCAGCGAAGAAAGCTGCGGAGGAAGCCGAGGCTAACGCATTGTTTGAACAAGCGGTGCAAGCTTTGAAGAATAAGGATTTCGTATTGGAAGCGGATCGTATAGAGTTTAAGCGCGGTAGTTTTGTTTATGTTACTCCGAACACGAACTTCGTTTCGGTGAAGGGTGAGAAGGCTACCATTCAGTTAGCGTTTAATACTCCGGCGGCCGGTCCTAACGGAATAGGAGGTATAACGGTTGATGGAACAACTTCCGGTGTACAGATGAAGACTGACAAAAAAGGAAACGTTATGTACGAGATGAATGTGCAGGGTGTAGCGGTATCCGCTAGGGTTACGTTCCGTATGGCGAAAGGTACGAATAAATGTACTGCCACGGTATCACCTAACTTTAATAGCAACCGTATATCCTTTACGGGAAATCTCTATCCTTCGAGCGAGTCGAATGTGTTCAAGGGACGTTCTATTTAATGTAGATACAAAGAATCGTGAAGGCGGACTTTCTTTCGGGAAGCCCGCCTTTCTGTTTATAAGAAGGATGAGATTGGACTATTTCCAAGCATCATTTTGTACCAGATAAGCTTGGCCGTTCTCATCGTTTCCTGCGGTCTGGATCTCTGTCTCGGGAATCGGGAACATCGTCTTAGAAGCGGTTGGAGCGGATACACCATAGAATTTAGTTAGGTATTGCTTCTCATAATTTATATATGCCGTCAATTCCTTGTTCATATAATCACCTCCCCAACGAACCAGATCGAAAAATCGTTGTCCTTCCATCGCAAGTTCCAGCTTACGTTCCATATGAATCGCCTTGATACAAGTTTCCTTGTTGCTGAATGCGGCGTGACTGGATGGATAAGGTTTCACCAAATAATTGGCGGCAGGCGTTCCGTCTTCCAAATAAATGATATTGTCCGGTTTGGCTGCACGTTCACGGATATCGTTTACTTGCTGCATGGCGGCACTTAATTCTCCGTCGTTCGCTAGGCATTCCGCATATAACAATTTACAATCACGTAGGCATAGATATTGTAAATTCATGGCAGAACCGGGAGCCCAGCCGGATGAATAGGTGGAGCCAGCTAATCCGGCATCCTGTTCCGCTTTGCTATAGACATGCTTTTTGGGTAGGAATACCCCACCGCTGCTTACATTTCGTACCCAATCATTAGCGGGCAATCCCCAATCTTTATAAGGAATCTCCATACGTCCTACGGCGAAATCTAGACGAGGGTCTACGGCGATCGTCTTATCATTCTTAGAGATGTAATCATAATCGGTAACACGTTCTGTCACGGATTTTTTATTTCTGTACTCTCCCTCAAGATAAGGAAGCCCATTTTCGTCTACTTGGAATGAGTTTACCAATTCGTAAGAGGGTTGATAAAATCCGCAACATCCACCGGGGCCTGTGTTATGAGGATAATTCAGTAAAAATCCGTAATTCCCGTTATTATTGGCTCCGACAGAGAATTGTACCTCAAAGATAGACTCTTTCCCATTTTCGGTAGTTGCGTTAAAATTTGCGTCCAGATCATCTTGTAAGGCCAATCTCTCTCCTTTAGGACTTAATCCGTTTGCGATAATATCGGCCAAGATGGGTTTGGCGGCTGCCATATCACCTTGCTGCATCAGTATTTTAGCCTTTAACGCTTTTGCCGCTGTTTTCGTAGGACGTGCCACTTCGGTCTGTTTTTCGGGCAATCCTTCAATGGCCGCTTCTACGTCTGCTAAAATATTAGGATAGATATCCGTACCGTTATGAACTTTCGGATCGTTTTCTTCAGCGGCGATCGTCTCATCGATATAGGGCATGCCGGTCGGTCCGAAAATCTTTACCCCTTCGAACATGAATAGGGCACGTAAGAATTTCAGCTCCGCGGTCCGGTTGGCCTTGGTCGTCTCGTCCATATCTGCCGCTTCTTTCATCACATTGAGCGCTAAGTTGCAACGTTGTGCTCCATAATACGCGTCTTTCCACTTATTCAGTAAATAATCGTTTGTGGCGGTGACAGCATACGTCTCTACGGAGTTCAATACGGATTGGTCATTGGATTCGGAGCCTTTATTGGCGTCACCTCCGTATACACCGCCGAATACCCAGTTGAACATATTGTCATATCCGGTCGGCCGGGTCAAACCGGCATAAGCGTTGACCACCAATAACTCAACCCCTTCTGCGTTTGTTAATGCTTCTTGGTCAATACTGCCTTGAGGAGCTTTATACAGGAAATCTTCACCGCAAGAACTCAAGGTAAATAAAGCAGCTGCGCTTACTATTAATATTTTATGTCTCATACTAGTCGTTTTTATTATAAAATGGATTTAGAAAGTAAAATTCACGCCCAATAAGAACCGCATGGTTGTTGGCCAGCCTCCCATATCGACTCCTCTTTTTAAGTCTACACGTCCGGCTCCATCGTTGTCAGAATCGCTTTGCCGTAAATAAGCGTTGGTAAACTCTGGGTCTAAGCCTGTATATCCGGTGATCGTAAGGATATTCTCGGCTTGTAAGTACAGGCGGAGATTCTGGATACCGGCCTTCTTGAGTAATTCCTTTGGCAAGGAATATCCCAATACGAGATTTTTCAGGCGTAAGAAGGAGGCGTCTTCTACGTAATAAGAGCTAGAATAAGCTCCGGAATAGTTATCTTCCGTATTCAGCATAGGAAGGATAGCATTACTGTTATCGCCATTCAATGTCCATGATTGATCTCTGAGGCGTGAGGATTTATTACCGTTGAAAGTCCAGAAATCGGTAAAATATTTTGTGTTATTATATAAGTCATTGCCGATAGAGAAGTTCCAGAACATAGTAAAGTCCCAGTTTTTCCATGTTAACGTGGCGTTGAGGCCTCCGGTTAAGTCCGGATGAGGAGAGCCGATAAAGGTCCGGTCGCTATCATCCAATTTGCCGTCTCCGTTCAAGTCCTCGAAACGGAAGCGGCCGACATAAGCGGCAGCGTCTGCCTCTGTGATATCACTTTGTCCAAATGGCTTGGTTGCCATAACATCGGCTACGGACTCATAAAAACCATTTTGCTTCAACCCCCAGAATTCAGACACGGCATGTCCTTTTGTCGTACGGGTTACGTATCCTTCGATGCGCGTACCGCTAGCCCATAGAGAATAATCGTCAGCTTCCGCGAGTTTCAAGACCTCATTTTTATAATGGGATAAATTCAAGGATAGATCCCATGCCCAGTCTCCTTTTCGGTCACGGTAATTAAACATGAAGTCGAAACCGGTGTTCTTTATATCTCCGAAGTTGATATAAGGGCTTCCGGATTCTCCGGCCATCGAGGTGTAGGCCGCTTGTATCAACATATTGGATGTCTTCTTCGTATACCATTCGAATGAACCGCTCAATTTACCATTCTGGAAGGTCGCGTCCAGACCCAAGTTGACCATCTTGGTCATTTCCCATTTCGTATCAGTGTTACCGTAGGTACTGAGGCGGAATCCGGTTGTCTCGCTATTGTTCGCTCCGGTCATGTCGTAATTCGTATAGGAGGTGCTGGTCGTGAACAAATTGGCGAAATTAGTCGCGACAGGAATCTCTGAGTTACCCGTGACGCCGTAACCGGCTCGTATCTTTAAGTCGTCCAGCCAATCTCGGCTTGGTTCCATAAATGCCTCCTCTGACATACGCCAACCGGCGGAGATAGAAGGAAAGACTCCGTAACGATTACTTTCCGAGAAACGGGAAACACCGTCCCGGCGGATAATACCGGTTAATAGATACTTATCCTTATATCCATAGTCTGCACGGGCAAACATACCAAATAGCGCGAATTCTCCATTGTAAGTGGAAGAGTTGGTACGTTGGCTATTGTTCTCGCCCATATCCAAGGTGTATGTATTGGTATTGTCTTCGAATAAATAGTTATATCTACGTGCGTTGAGGGATCTGCCTAAACCATCCCGAATAGCCTCTGTTCCCAATAAGATGTTCAAGGAATGGATCTCATTGAATGTCCGGCTGAAATATAGCGTATTGGTCCAAACCCAACGATAATTGAAGTAATTACTTTCGTAGAAATTATTTTGGCCACCGGACTCGGAGAACTCCGGGTTGTTCTTGGTCATCGAGTAAGAATAATCATTACGATAATCGATACCGAAGTTTGTTTTAAAAGTCAGCCCGGTCCATAGGTCTGCTTCTCCATACACGTTGCCAAATACACGTTGGGTAGTGGCATAATTATCCTTATTTCTTTCATGAATAGCTACAGGATTCTGGAAATTGCCGGTCCCGGCGAATAAGGAGCCTGCATAATTGCCCGCATAGTCATAAACCGGTACATAAGGAGAGGCCCGATAAGTCCATGAGTAGATGTTGGACTCTGTACCTGAGAAGCTAAGTCCGTTGTTTTTGCTAAAACTATAAGTTAGGTTCTCTCCGAATCGCAACCATGGGCGGACGTTATACGATGAATTAGCACGTGCTTGATAGCGTGTGAAATAAGATTCGATAGCGGTACCTTGCTGGTCGAAATAGTTCATGCTCATGGTGTATTGCCCTTTATCGGTACCTCCAGACAAGGACAACTGGTGATTTTGCATCCAACCGAGTTGGCTGATTTCATCCCACCAGTTCGTATCGCCTACGGGCGCATAGACTACGTTGTTCGCTTGATCGTAATCGCTAGGATCGATGGAGGTGCTACCACCGGCGCCGGTTACGGTCATGTAATTGGGTAGATGATTAACCCAAGAGTCGGAAGTGCTTCCAAATTGCTGGTGGTAAGGTAATTCTCCGTTGGCGCTAGCTCCCGTTAGGTCCAGATTGTTTTTCGAGGCTTGCCATTCAACATCAATACGGTCATAAGCGTTTAAGACGTCATAGCGTTTACCTGTTTTAGAGAAACCGTAATATCCGTCATAGGTTAATCTCGGTTGTCCCGTTTTTGTCCCTTTCTTGGTCGTGATCAAAATGACGCCATTCGCTGCTTGCGCTCCGTAGATCGCAGCGGAAGAGGCGTCTTTCAATACTTGCATACTCTCGATGTCATTGGGATTGATAGAGCTTAGGTCTTGGTCACGAGTGGATACGCCATCGATAACATACAAAGGTCCGTTGTCATTGATGGAATTAATACCTCGGATGCGTACCATCGTGGCTGAACCGGGAGCACCGGAGGTACCGATGTTTACGCCCGCCGCTTTACCTTGCAACTGTTGTGTGGCGGAAGAACCGGAAGACGCCAATAGCTCTTCGGTATCGATAACCGCTACGGAACCTGTGATGTCCTTTTTCTGTTGGGTACCGTAACCGACAACGACTACCTCGTCTAGATTTTGGGTGTCTTCCTTTAAGGTAATGTTCATGACGTTCCCGCTTGCAGGTGTTTGTTGAGTTACGTACCCGATGTAAGAGATGACCAGAATGGCATTCGGCTCTACTTCTAATACGTATTTACCATCCAGATCGGTGATCGTTCCGTTCGTGGTACCCTTTACGACTACGTTAACACCTAATAGGGGCTCTCCTTTAGCGTCGGTGATCGTACCCGTTATTTTCCGGGATTGTTGCGTAACGGAGGTTTCCGCTTTTAATACGGAACTTTGCGGTATGATAGCACCGCCTGCCAACATAAAGCATAAAGCTAGTCCCAGCCTGCTTCTAAAGATCGCATGTCTGTGTTTCATAATAAAATAGGTTAATAAAGTATAGTAAACTAGGTTCAATATTAAAGTTTGTTTAGAGTCTGAGCAATAAAAGTCAGTGAATGGGCGGATTTATTCTGTGAAATCGTGTTTTTTATCGGTGAACAACTTTTGATAGAATCCGATTGTTTTCTGATGGGGATAAATGAGAAAGGGCACCCGAAAGTGCCCTTTTCCTTAATGTTTACCTATTCTGCCGGTCTGTATGATGAACCGGATTGTTATGGCTTTCACAAGTTCTAACAGTGCAAATGTAAATCAAGGGAAAAACTTAGGAAAATATAATCTGTGAACGAGCGGATTTATTCAACGAACAGGGTTTTTTGTTCGGTAAACTTTCCGTAAGTTCGCGAAATAAAAATTTAACATCTTATAATCATGCAACTATCCATAGATCAAAAAGACATCGATAAATTCCTGATGATAGGCGATAAAGTATTGATTAAGCCTAAGAATCCACAGAGCCAGACGAAGACCGGATTGTATCTGCCTCCCTCGGTTCAACAAGGGGAGAAGATACAAGCGGGTTATATCATAAAGACGGGGCCCGGATATCCGTTGCCTTCTCAATCTGAGGAGCATGAGGTCTGGGAGAAAAAGAAAGGGGAGGAGGTGCAATACTTGCCGCTTCAAGCCCGTGAAGGTGATTTGGCTGTCTATTTGCAGAATGCCGCTTACGAGATCAATTTTAATGACGAAAAGTTCTTGATTGTCCCTCATTCCGCTATTTTGATGTTAGTGCGTGATGAAGGTTTGTTTGAATAAAGCCTTTTGTTAAGGAAAATAGGGCTATATTCACTTTTTTATCTTATTTTTGCCAGCAAAACAAGACAAACTATCAACAGTAGCGATTATAATGAATAAGATTGTAAGTAAAGAACATTTCTCAGCCAACGTGGTGAAGCTGGAAGTCGAGGCTCCTTTGATCGCCCGCTCCCGCAAGGCCGGTCACTTCGTGATCGTGAAGGTTGGCGATAAAGGCGAACGTATACCTCTTACCATTGCCGGGGCGGATACCGAGAAAGGTACCATCACCTTGGTGATCCAAGCGGTAGGCGGCTCATCCCGTAAGATCTGTGAATTGAACGAGGGTGACTATATCACGGATGTGGTGGGTCCGTTAGGGCAGGCTACCCATATCGAGAAGGTTGGAACGGTTGTTTGTGCCGGTGGTGGCGTAGGTGTCGCTCCGTTGTTGCCGATCGTGGAGGCTTTCCATAAGGCGGGAAACCGTGTGATCGTCGTATTGGCGGCCCGTACCAAGGACTTGGTGATCCTTGAGGAGCAGATGCGCCAAAACTCGGATGAGGTAATTATCATGACCGATGACGGATCGTATGGTACGAAAGGCTTGGTGACGAATGGCGTGGAGAGCGTGATCAACCGGGAGAGGGTGGATTTATGCGTTACGATCGGTCCGGCTATTATGATGAAATTCGTTTCCGCTCTTACAAAGAAATACGAGATTCCTACCGTAGCTTCCTTGAATACGATCATGGTGGACGGAACGGGTATGTGCGGAGCTTGCCGGATCACGGTAGGCGGGAAGACCAAGTTCGTTTGTGTGGACGGACCGGAGTTCGATGCTCATCAAGTGGATTTTGATGAGATGATCATGCGTCTCGGCGCTTATAAGGATATAGAGAAGAAATAACGAAACCACGTAATTGAATCATGACAACAGAAGAATTAATCGCTGCTCGTCGTGCCGAACCTTGGCGGGAGGCACTTCGCAGAAGCAAGAAAAATAAAGAACGTGCGGATATCCCCCGTGTGAAGATGAACGAGTTGGACCCGGAATACCGGAGTCGTACCCGTTTGGAGGAAGTTAACTTAGGCTTGACAAAAGAACAGGCCATGCAAGAGGCCGAGCGCTGTTTGGATTGTCCGAATCCTACTTGTATGCAGGGATGTCCGGTAAATATCAATATACCTACTTTTATCAAGAATATCGAGCGTGGGGAATTCTTGGAGGCCGCTAAGACCTTGAAAGAGACAAGTGCCCTGCCCGCTGTTTGCGGTCGTGTCTGTCCGCAGGAGAAACAATGCGAGAGCAAGTGTATCCATTTGAAAATGGGTAAGGAAGCGGTTGCCATTGGCTACTTGGAGCGTTTCGCCGCTGATTACGAACGTGAGAGCGGTAATATCTCGGTTCCGGAGATCGCGGAGAAGAACGGTATCAAGATTGCCGTGGTAGGTTCCGGTCCTGCCGGATTGTCTTTTGCCGGAGATATGGCGAAGCGTGGATATGATGTGACTGTGTTCGAGGCATTGCATGAGATCGGTGGTGTATTGAAATATGGTATCCCGGAGTTCCGCCTACCGAATAAGATCGTGGACGTGGAGATTGATGGTCTTCGGAAGATGGGCGTACAGTTTGAGAAAGATTGTATCGTGGGCAAGACGATCAGTTATGATGATTTGCATGCGGATGGCTTTAAGGGCGTGTTTGTGGCAAGTGGCGCCGGTCTGCCTAACTTTATGAACATTCCGGGTGAGAACTTTGTGGGCGTGATGTCGTCCAACGAGTATTTGACCCGTGTAAACTTAATGGATGCGGCGAATCCGGAAAGTGATACGCCGGTGCTACAAGGAAAGAAGGTGGCCGTGATCGGTGGAGGAAATACCGCTATGGACTCTGTCCGTACCGCTCGTCGTCTGGGTGCTGAGCGTGCTATGATCGTCTACCGTCGTAGCGAGGAGGAGATGCCTGCCCGTCTGGAAGAGGTGAAACATGCGAAGGAAGAAGGTGTGGAGTTCTTGACGCTTCATAATCCGATTGAATATATAGGTGATGAAAGAGGCCGTGTGAAACAGATGCGTTTGCAGAAGATGGAATTGGGCGAGCCGGATGCCTCTGGTCGCCGTCGTCCGGTACCTATCGAGGGCGCTATCGAAACAATTGATGTGGATGAGGTGATCGTTAGCGTCGGTGTATCTCCGAATCCATTAATACCCCGTGCCTTTGGAGGCTTGGAGGTGAGCAAGAAGGGTACGATCGTAGTGGAGGAAGACAGTATGCGTTCCGCTTTAGGCGATGTGTATGCCGGTGGTGACATCGTTCGTGGTGGAGCTACCGTGATTCTGGCGATGGGAGACGGTCGTAAGGCCGCCGCCGCTATGGATGCGGACTTAAAAGGAAAAGTATAATATCTATTAATTCAATAAGGAAAGACGGGTTGTTTAAACGATCCGTCTTTTTTCTTTTATCGTGATACGGAGATTTATGTTTATTATCTATAAGACTAATTCTTGAAATAATCTCTCAAATGTCTGTTCTAGATCGTTGGAAAAACCGGGATGTGGACGTGAGGTTTGGATAGAGGCACTTCTTATGGCGGTAAGCCAACGAAAGCGCTCTGGAATATCTAGGCTAGCTATAGGGCCTCCATCCTTGGCGCCGGAACATATCTTATCGAAAACGTGGAGATTGGCGCACAAAGATTCTTTATCTATATCTGATGTGAACAGACGAAGTTTCTTCTCGTCTACATGATAGCGAGCCTTGATGAATTTAGGCCGTTTACAGAACATGATAAGGCCTACATTGATAAACTCCTCCCGTTCGATTTTCGGTACGATACGGATTACGGCATATTCATATAAGTGTTTGTCTTGCATGTCGAGCTTCATTTATAAACGTGTCAGAATGGGCGATTCGGTCAATTAAGAACCGGATATATACATCACGTATCTCTTGAGGCGTACCGGGACTATCGTTCCAATGCAACCAATCGTCGGGTACTAGACCTACGATCTCACGAATTTTCTCTTCCGTTAAGATACGTTTGAAATCCTTGTCTACTTCCTCCAGCAGCGTCGCTTGTAGCAATAATACATGATCCTTGATATGGATGAAAGGGCCGATCGCATGTTTTTGCCAATTTACCCATGAGAAATGGAAAAATAAGGAAGCTCCATGATCGATGAGCCAAAGTTCTTTATTCCATATCAACATATTCGTATTCCGGACCGTGCGGTCTATATTTGTCAAAAGAGCATCGAGCCATACGACTTGTGAGGCGAGTTTGGGATCTACACGATTGACTACCGGATCGAAAGTCAAGGCTCCGGATAAAAAATGTAATCCCAGATTGAGCCCTTGACTTGCTTGTAGTAAGTCTTGTATCTCCTCGTCACCTTCCGACCGCCCGAAAGCCTCGTCAAGATTCAGGAAGACCAATTCCGGTACATGGAAACCCAAGCAACGAGCGATCTCACCTCCGATCAACTCGGCTATCAAGGCTTTTGTCCCATGTCCGGCTCCCCGGAACTTAACGACATATTTAAACTCATCGTCCGCCTCCGCTAAAGCAGGCAATGATCCGCCTTCCCGCAGAGGCATGATATATCGGGTAACATTCGCTGTACGTAATTCCATAACCCTCACTTTAATTGAAGATAAAGATACGATTATATTTTGGAAATAAAAAGCCCCGCTATTCTTTCGAACAGCGAGGCCTTTTGGAAGCGAGCGGAAGACGGGACTCGAACCCGCGACCCTAACCTTGGCAAGGTTATGCTCTACCAACTGAGCTACTTCCGCAATTAAATTAGATCGTACTCGAAGCGGGACTTGAACCCGCACAGCCGCAATGGCCAAAGGATTTTAAGTCCTTCGTGTCTACCGATTCCACCATTCGAGCATCCACCTCTTCTCTAAGAGTTGAGCGGAAGACGGGACTCGAACCCGCGACCCTAACCTTGGCAAGGTTATGCTCTACCAACTGAGCTACTTCCGCATTGTTTGTTTCTCTTTTGCGAGTGCAAAGGTAGTACAAATATTTATACTACCAAACATTTCCGGTGAAAAATTTAATTATGGATGTAAATTTTATTACCGTTTGTATCGACGACATATTGTTTGAGGGCTTGTTTCTCCTCAGCGCAAGGCCCTTCCACCGGGTTGCCGATACCGTTTAAAAGTTCAAATTTACTACCGCATTTCGGGCAGATGGCGTATACGGCGGATTCGTCCACCTCTACGATGACATTAGCGGATGCCTCATGAGGACAAGCGGCATCGAACGCAAAGAATGCACCGGTTCCGTTACTGGACAATCCATGATAGACCAATACGCCTCCAAAACCTGTTTGCTCACGATCTTGATCTATATTTGCTTGTGTGTAGATCTTGTAAGCTTGTATTGCATTTAACGCCTTATCTTGATAAGTGAGGTCCAATTCTAGACTAACGATACGATAGGGAATACGAGTCTCTATCGTATCTGCGCAAGATAATAGCGTAAACAAGATCAAAAGTGGAAATATCCGTCTTATCTTATCCATGGATCAATTTCTTTTCAGCCTCGTTCATCCGTTCGAAAGAGAAAGAACCTATCACACTACGCATCATGGCGGTGATTGATTCATTACATAGATTACCGATACTGCCTTCGTGTGTATGGTTAACGCTCTTCGAAGGAATGAATTTACCGGCCTCGATATCCAAACCTACTTGCTTATAAGCGTCACGGAAAGGCATTCCGGCCAAGACACGGCGGTTCACTTCTTCCACGCTAAACAAGAGAGAATATTTATCATCGTCCAATATATGCTCGTTTACTTTCACCTCACGCATCATATGAGTTACCATGCGTAAGCAATCCTTCAGCTCGTCGAAAGCCGGAAGGAAGACTTCCTTGATGATCTGGAGATCCCGGAAGTAACCGGAAGGAAGATTATTGCTGATCAAGATGATTTGCTGAGGCAAGCCTTGAAGCTTATTGCATTTGGCACGTGTCAACTCAAATACATCCGGATTCTTCTTATGCGGCATGATACTGGAGCCGGTCGTGAACTGATCCGGCAGTTTAATGAAGCCAAAGTTCTGGCTATTGAACATACAAGCGTCGAACGCCAACTTGGAGAGCGTAGCGGCGATACCCGCCATAGCGAAAGCTACGGTGCGTTCCATCTTGCCACGTCCCATCTGGGCGTATACCACATTGTAGTCCAGCGAGTCGAAACCTAATAAATCCGTAGTCATCTGGCGGTTTAGCGGGAAGGATGAACCATATCCGGCGGCGGAACCCAGCGGGTTGCGGTTGCAAATACGGTATGCGGCTTGCATAAGTTGCAAATCATCTACCAAGCTCTCCGCATAAGCGCCGAACCAAAGTCCGAACGAAGAGGGCATGGCTACCTGCAAATGCGTATATCCGGGAAGCAGTACATCCTTGTACCGGTTACTCTGGGAGATCAAAACGTCGAACAAGCCGGAAACCAACTCAACCAATTCCTGTATTTGCGAACGGGTGAAAAGCTTCAGATCCAATAAGACCTGATCATTACGGGAACGCCCGCTATGGATCTTCTTGCCCATATCGCCCAAACGACGTGTAAGCATGAGTTCCACTTGCGAGTGCACATCCTCGATGCCTTCCTCGATGATGAATTCTCCACGATCCGCTACGGCGTATATATTCCGTAATTCTGCTAATAAGACGTTTAGTTCCTCTTTAGTCAACAAACCGATACTTTCCAGCATCGTGATATGCGCCATAGAGCCTAATACGTCATATTTAGCGAGGTAAAGATCCATCTCACGGTCCTTACCTACCGTGAATATATCTACTTCATGATCTACCTGTACATTTTTTTCCCAAAGTTTCTGAGCCATAATGAAAAAGGAATTAATAAGGCAAGGAGGCGATAACGGTCGAGATTTTATCCACAGCCTCTTGCAAAGGTTTCGATACCATTGGTTTCAAGAACGGATTCAGATCG from Parabacteroides distasonis ATCC 8503 includes these protein-coding regions:
- the argH gene encoding argininosuccinate lyase; this encodes MAQKLWEKNVQVDHEVDIFTVGKDREMDLYLAKYDVLGSMAHITMLESIGLLTKEELNVLLAELRNIYAVADRGEFIIEEGIEDVHSQVELMLTRRLGDMGKKIHSGRSRNDQVLLDLKLFTRSQIQELVELVSGLFDVLISQSNRYKDVLLPGYTHLQVAMPSSFGLWFGAYAESLVDDLQLMQAAYRICNRNPLGSAAGYGSSFPLNRQMTTDLLGFDSLDYNVVYAQMGRGKMERTVAFAMAGIAATLSKLAFDACMFNSQNFGFIKLPDQFTTGSSIMPHKKNPDVFELTRAKCNKLQGLPQQIILISNNLPSGYFRDLQIIKEVFLPAFDELKDCLRMVTHMMREVKVNEHILDDDKYSLLFSVEEVNRRVLAGMPFRDAYKQVGLDIEAGKFIPSKSVNHTHEGSIGNLCNESITAMMRSVIGSFSFERMNEAEKKLIHG
- a CDS encoding HipA family kinase produces the protein MELRTANVTRYIMPLREGGSLPALAEADDEFKYVVKFRGAGHGTKALIAELIGGEIARCLGFHVPELVFLNLDEAFGRSEGDEEIQDLLQASQGLNLGLHFLSGALTFDPVVNRVDPKLASQVVWLDALLTNIDRTVRNTNMLIWNKELWLIDHGASLFFHFSWVNWQKHAIGPFIHIKDHVLLLQATLLEEVDKDFKRILTEEKIREIVGLVPDDWLHWNDSPGTPQEIRDVYIRFLIDRIAHSDTFINEARHARQTLI
- a CDS encoding Rieske (2Fe-2S) protein is translated as MDKIRRIFPLLILFTLLSCADTIETRIPYRIVSLELDLTYQDKALNAIQAYKIYTQANIDQDREQTGFGGVLVYHGLSSNGTGAFFAFDAACPHEASANVIVEVDESAVYAICPKCGSKFELLNGIGNPVEGPCAEEKQALKQYVVDTNGNKIYIHN